Proteins encoded by one window of Pyxidicoccus trucidator:
- a CDS encoding RICIN domain-containing protein, giving the protein MLALLLLPLTAAAGPGPEYRWDESRNRPGPNRCHDSSQCDGARTCSPAGWCQGEARPAPPPPPPSHWNRDPGGRDWNPGRGESRAQRSTFIRSRLAGLVIDIAGNNRSPGAGLVAYPAKSNREDNDNQKWELVPTRGGYLIRSRLNGLVLDVEGANKAPRTAVVMWEAHGQPNQVWQLVPGRVRGTYYIQSQLNGFVLDIEGAKADGTGRLITYPMRSEGAENQLWRLDV; this is encoded by the coding sequence GTGCTCGCGCTTCTGCTCCTGCCGTTGACGGCGGCGGCGGGGCCGGGACCGGAGTACCGATGGGACGAGTCGCGCAACCGCCCCGGACCCAACCGCTGCCACGACAGCTCGCAGTGCGATGGCGCACGCACGTGCAGCCCCGCGGGCTGGTGCCAGGGCGAGGCGCGCCCCGCGCCGCCCCCTCCGCCGCCTTCGCATTGGAACCGAGACCCCGGCGGACGGGATTGGAACCCTGGCCGGGGGGAGTCGCGCGCCCAGCGCAGCACCTTCATCCGCAGCAGGCTGGCGGGGCTCGTCATCGATATCGCGGGCAACAACCGCTCGCCCGGCGCGGGGCTCGTCGCCTACCCGGCCAAGTCCAACCGCGAGGACAATGACAACCAGAAGTGGGAGCTGGTGCCCACGCGGGGCGGCTACCTCATCCGCAGCCGGCTCAACGGGCTCGTACTCGACGTGGAGGGAGCCAACAAGGCCCCGAGAACCGCCGTCGTCATGTGGGAGGCCCACGGCCAGCCCAATCAGGTGTGGCAGCTCGTGCCCGGCCGAGTCCGCGGCACCTACTACATCCAGAGCCAGCTGAATGGCTTCGTACTCGACATCGAGGGCGCCAAGGCGGACGGCACGGGGCGGCTCATCACCTATCCCATGAGGAGCGAAGGGGCGGAGAACCAGCTCTGGCGGCTGGACGTCTGA
- a CDS encoding carboxymuconolactone decarboxylase family protein, producing MKARMNPFAAAPAVMQEMLDFAGKVQGSGLEASLTELVKIRASQLNGCAFCIHMHALDARKHGETEERIYLLSAWRESPLFTDRERAALGWTEALTLVSQTHAPDADYAAMRAHFSEEESVKLTLLIGMINIWNRISIGFQSIHPVSPRSEAA from the coding sequence ATGAAGGCCAGGATGAATCCCTTTGCCGCCGCGCCGGCCGTGATGCAGGAAATGCTCGACTTCGCAGGAAAGGTCCAGGGCAGCGGGCTCGAGGCGAGCCTGACGGAGCTGGTGAAGATCCGCGCCTCGCAGCTCAACGGCTGCGCCTTCTGCATCCACATGCACGCCCTCGACGCCCGCAAGCACGGAGAAACCGAGGAGCGCATCTACCTGCTGTCCGCCTGGCGGGAGTCGCCCCTCTTCACCGACCGCGAGCGGGCGGCCCTGGGCTGGACCGAGGCCCTGACGCTCGTCTCCCAGACTCACGCGCCGGATGCGGACTATGCTGCGATGCGGGCGCACTTCAGCGAGGAGGAGAGCGTGAAACTGACCCTGCTCATCGGGATGATCAACATCTGGAACCGGATCTCCATCGGCTTCCAGTCCATCCATCCGGTGTCCCCGCGCAGTGAAGCCGCCTGA
- a CDS encoding sigma-70 family RNA polymerase sigma factor, whose protein sequence is MTPEDAFDPLRPRLLRIAYRMLGSVAEAEDVVQEAYLRWHQTDRSVVRDAEAVLVRTVSRLCLDVLKSARVQREQYVGTWLPEPIVEAVEGDDLTLTLMMALERLSPLERAAFLLHDVFGMDFDEVARAIDRDPAACRQLASRARSHVREARPRFPVSEGKGRELASAFFTASRSGDMHALQALLAQDVVTYTDGGGKVKAAPNPIYGADKVLRFFNGLRERFGLNASRLVYEGPIDGLPAIVTVEPDGVLQTTAFAFEEDRIVAIYVTRNPDKLQGIRRLVGGDVT, encoded by the coding sequence GTGACTCCCGAGGACGCCTTCGACCCGCTCCGTCCGCGCCTGCTCCGCATCGCATACCGGATGCTGGGCAGTGTCGCGGAGGCGGAGGACGTGGTGCAGGAGGCGTATCTGCGCTGGCACCAGACGGACCGCTCCGTCGTGCGGGATGCCGAGGCCGTGCTCGTCCGCACGGTGTCGCGCCTGTGCCTCGACGTCCTGAAGTCCGCCCGCGTCCAGCGCGAGCAGTACGTGGGGACCTGGCTCCCAGAGCCCATCGTCGAAGCCGTGGAGGGTGACGACTTGACGCTGACCCTGATGATGGCCCTGGAGCGCCTGTCCCCGTTGGAGCGGGCCGCGTTCCTGCTGCATGACGTGTTCGGCATGGACTTCGACGAGGTGGCGCGGGCCATCGACCGCGACCCCGCGGCCTGCCGTCAGCTCGCCAGCCGGGCACGGAGCCACGTGCGCGAGGCCCGGCCCCGCTTCCCGGTGTCGGAAGGCAAGGGCCGCGAGCTGGCCTCGGCATTCTTCACCGCGTCCCGGAGCGGCGACATGCATGCGCTCCAGGCGCTGCTCGCCCAGGACGTCGTCACGTACACCGACGGCGGCGGCAAGGTGAAGGCAGCCCCCAACCCCATCTACGGCGCGGACAAGGTCCTGCGCTTCTTCAATGGGCTGCGGGAGCGCTTCGGGCTGAACGCCTCGCGGCTCGTCTACGAGGGGCCCATCGACGGACTGCCGGCCATCGTGACCGTGGAACCGGATGGTGTGTTGCAGACCACCGCGTTCGCTTTCGAGGAGGACCGCATCGTCGCCATCTACGTCACGCGCAATCCCGACAAGCTCCAGGGCATCCGTCGGTTGGTGGGCGGGGACGTCACGTGA
- a CDS encoding methyltransferase has protein sequence MAIMLTAPGHWRPWGDLFTAVQTGRATAHKALGVNLWEHYVKNPEESSHFDRAMGSFSSFAAADVARLHDFSAYARVVDVGGSQGVLLAAVLQAHPSCRGILFDLPHVIDGARARVEAEGLGQRMDLVAGSFFEPVIPAAEAYLLKHILHDWDDASSTAILRQIHGAALPGARLLVVEMVMPDGGEPSRTALLDLNMFVLADGRERTAREYEELLASTGWALERITPAPSGVSLIEARKR, from the coding sequence ATGGCCATCATGCTGACCGCCCCCGGCCATTGGCGGCCCTGGGGAGACCTCTTCACGGCCGTGCAGACGGGCCGCGCCACGGCCCACAAGGCGCTGGGGGTCAACCTCTGGGAGCACTACGTAAAGAACCCTGAGGAGTCCTCGCACTTCGACCGTGCGATGGGCAGCTTCTCCAGCTTCGCCGCCGCGGACGTGGCACGCCTCCACGACTTCTCAGCCTATGCCCGCGTGGTCGATGTGGGGGGGAGCCAGGGCGTGTTGCTCGCCGCCGTGCTCCAGGCCCACCCCTCCTGCCGAGGCATCCTCTTCGATCTCCCGCACGTCATCGACGGAGCCCGGGCCCGTGTGGAGGCGGAGGGGCTGGGCCAGAGGATGGACCTGGTGGCGGGGAGCTTCTTCGAGCCAGTCATCCCAGCCGCGGAGGCCTACCTCCTCAAGCACATCCTTCATGACTGGGACGACGCCTCGTCAACCGCCATCCTCCGGCAGATTCATGGCGCCGCACTGCCGGGAGCCCGGCTGCTCGTGGTGGAGATGGTGATGCCGGACGGCGGGGAGCCTTCGCGCACGGCCCTCCTCGACCTCAACATGTTCGTGCTCGCGGATGGACGCGAGCGCACGGCCCGCGAGTACGAGGAGCTGCTCGCCAGCACCGGCTGGGCGCTGGAGCGCATCACTCCCGCCCCGAGCGGCGTGAGCCTCATCGAGGCGCGCAAGCGCTGA
- a CDS encoding cytochrome P450, with product MSKTHAPSALGAEYHPLHSPHLENPHPFLARARREEPVFFSPALGSWVVTRHADISAVVADTARFSSAESITVGAATTPPEVVSALMDGYPLAPSLVDNDPPAHTRFRSLVSKAFTGRRLAEKEPFIRTLVDELIHSFRHEGQGDLFLRFAHPLSSSIIAEILGIPRSDIHRFRRWSDELTTVLAAHGPVEHQVACARGVVEFQRYLAAALEERKTSPREDLMSDIVTGAQGMTPPMSMAELVSLLMQVHFAGHETTAGLIVGAVELLLENPEHLQALRDDPALIAGAVEEAVRMISPVHAMFRTALETVELGGVSIPKGAHIRIVYASANRDEARFHQPERFDIRRPDVKKHLAFGQGLHFCIGAPLARLEARLALEALLRSLPGLRLVPGQKPGFLKSVTVRRHERLDVAWDVQAL from the coding sequence ATGTCCAAGACCCATGCCCCTTCAGCACTTGGTGCCGAGTACCACCCGCTCCACTCTCCGCACCTCGAGAATCCCCACCCGTTCCTGGCGCGTGCACGGCGGGAGGAGCCGGTGTTCTTCAGCCCGGCGCTGGGGTCGTGGGTGGTGACTCGCCATGCGGACATCAGCGCAGTGGTCGCCGATACCGCACGCTTCTCGTCCGCCGAGTCCATCACGGTGGGCGCCGCGACGACTCCGCCGGAGGTGGTCTCCGCGCTGATGGACGGCTATCCCCTGGCGCCCAGCCTCGTCGACAATGACCCTCCAGCGCATACGCGCTTCCGGAGCCTCGTCAGCAAGGCCTTCACCGGGCGGCGCCTCGCGGAGAAGGAGCCCTTCATCCGCACCCTCGTGGACGAGCTCATCCACTCCTTCCGGCATGAGGGGCAGGGGGACCTGTTCCTCCGGTTCGCGCATCCGCTGTCGTCCAGCATCATCGCGGAGATTCTCGGAATCCCCCGCTCGGACATTCACAGGTTCCGGCGCTGGTCCGACGAGCTGACCACGGTCCTCGCGGCCCATGGACCCGTGGAGCACCAGGTCGCGTGCGCGCGAGGCGTGGTCGAGTTCCAGCGCTATCTCGCCGCGGCGCTCGAGGAGCGGAAGACGTCTCCCCGGGAGGACCTGATGAGCGACATCGTCACCGGGGCACAGGGGATGACGCCGCCCATGAGCATGGCGGAGCTGGTAAGCCTGCTGATGCAGGTGCACTTCGCGGGACACGAAACGACCGCGGGCCTCATCGTGGGCGCGGTGGAGCTCCTGCTCGAGAATCCGGAGCATCTGCAGGCACTCCGGGACGACCCGGCCCTCATCGCGGGTGCGGTCGAGGAGGCGGTGCGGATGATCTCCCCCGTGCATGCCATGTTCCGTACGGCGCTGGAGACGGTGGAGCTCGGGGGAGTCTCCATCCCCAAGGGAGCCCACATCCGAATCGTCTACGCGTCGGCCAACCGCGACGAGGCCCGCTTCCACCAGCCGGAGCGCTTCGACATCCGGCGGCCTGACGTCAAGAAGCACCTCGCCTTCGGGCAGGGCCTCCATTTCTGCATCGGCGCGCCGCTGGCTCGGCTCGAGGCACGTCTGGCATTGGAGGCCCTGCTCCGGAGTCTGCCGGGGCTCCGGCTCGTACCGGGGCAGAAGCCGGGCTTCCTGAAGAGCGTCACCGTCCGGAGGCACGAGCGCCTCGACGTCGCGTGGGACGTCCAGGCCCTCTGA
- a CDS encoding DcaP family trimeric outer membrane transporter, whose translation MRSAAMGAGVLACLGALPADAQDEEKPSGPRVEIYGFAMVDTGYNFGTIDPDWFDVVRPTKLPAFDGEFGGEGRVFFGVRQSRLGVKSFMLTPPGELKVHLEAELFGVGDDAGRTAFRLRHAFGELGQFGAGQTWSGFMDPDVFPNSIEYWGPSGMVLYRNAQIRWRPLQGTPSQVHVSIESPGGAADLDRFADRNELEDVTSRFPAPDLVAHYRYTGALGHLQVAGILRYLKWDDLGTDALDLAGDAVGWGVNVSSSVKLPWKAAVLKLQFVYGNAIQNYLNDAASDIAIQLNPEDPARPVEGVGLDVLGTVAFLDLSWTPWLTSTLGHSFVNVSNSNGQGEQAFNIGHYALANVLVHPTEGFLFGPEFQWGQRRNSGGGYVYDDYRIQFSMKYSFNHVFKIKKEQ comes from the coding sequence ATGCGGTCGGCAGCGATGGGGGCCGGTGTGCTGGCGTGTCTCGGCGCACTCCCCGCGGATGCGCAGGACGAGGAGAAGCCCTCGGGGCCCCGGGTGGAGATCTACGGCTTCGCGATGGTCGACACCGGCTACAACTTCGGAACCATCGACCCGGACTGGTTCGACGTGGTGCGCCCCACGAAGCTGCCCGCGTTCGACGGCGAGTTCGGCGGCGAAGGACGGGTGTTCTTCGGCGTCCGGCAGAGCCGGCTCGGCGTCAAGAGCTTCATGCTCACGCCCCCGGGCGAGCTGAAGGTCCACCTCGAAGCGGAGTTGTTCGGCGTCGGCGACGATGCGGGGCGGACGGCCTTCCGGCTACGGCACGCCTTCGGCGAGCTCGGGCAGTTCGGCGCCGGGCAGACGTGGAGCGGGTTCATGGACCCCGACGTGTTCCCGAACTCCATCGAGTACTGGGGACCCAGCGGGATGGTGCTCTACCGGAACGCGCAGATTCGCTGGCGTCCGCTCCAGGGCACGCCCTCTCAGGTGCACGTCTCCATCGAAAGCCCGGGCGGAGCGGCGGACCTGGACCGGTTCGCCGACCGGAACGAATTGGAGGACGTCACCTCACGCTTTCCCGCGCCCGACCTCGTGGCCCACTACCGGTACACCGGAGCGCTCGGCCACCTCCAGGTGGCGGGGATTCTGCGCTACCTCAAATGGGATGACCTGGGCACCGACGCGCTCGACCTGGCCGGAGACGCGGTGGGCTGGGGCGTCAACGTGAGCTCGAGCGTGAAGCTCCCGTGGAAGGCGGCGGTGCTCAAGCTGCAGTTCGTCTACGGCAATGCCATCCAGAACTACCTGAATGACGCCGCATCGGACATCGCCATCCAGCTGAACCCGGAGGACCCGGCGCGGCCCGTCGAGGGCGTGGGGCTGGACGTGCTGGGCACGGTCGCCTTCCTCGATTTGAGCTGGACCCCGTGGCTGACCAGCACGCTCGGGCACTCGTTCGTGAATGTGAGCAACTCGAACGGCCAGGGCGAGCAGGCCTTCAACATCGGGCACTACGCCCTGGCCAACGTGCTGGTGCACCCCACGGAGGGCTTCCTGTTCGGCCCGGAGTTCCAGTGGGGGCAGCGGCGCAATTCAGGAGGCGGGTATGTCTATGATGACTACCGCATCCAGTTCTCGATGAAGTACTCGTTCAACCACGTCTTCAAGATCAAGAAGGAGCAGTGA
- the glsA gene encoding glutaminase A: MLPGNRSSWRALVAALATIVAATGASAQTPPPSSAQAAPRPPTPPAAGLPSDAEFQAAMQKAYAANKGVTEGKNADYIPALAKVDPSLFGIAILTADGRVFSVGADSHAFSIQSISKPFVAARLMSEMGIENMEKKIGANATGLPFNSIEAIERNKTSEDPPTGNPLVNAGAIATVGNLKAANSTERWNSVQGTLSAFAGRNLPVDDEIYKSEAATNTRNRSIADLLKAYEVIPGNPAEALDVYTRQCSVAVNVKDLAAMGATLAAGGLNPLTGKQVVSADVAARTLALMMTAGLYEDSGTWAFDVGVPAKSGVGGGIVAVVPGKYAVAAFSPPLDKAGNSVRAQRAIESIVKDLGGNVFRVAQRPTRKPAPR; encoded by the coding sequence ATGCTCCCAGGCAATCGCTCGAGCTGGAGGGCGCTCGTCGCCGCTCTGGCCACCATCGTCGCGGCGACTGGCGCTTCGGCGCAGACGCCGCCGCCATCATCCGCGCAAGCCGCCCCGCGTCCTCCCACCCCCCCCGCGGCCGGACTCCCCTCCGACGCGGAGTTCCAGGCGGCGATGCAGAAGGCCTATGCGGCGAACAAGGGCGTCACCGAAGGCAAGAACGCCGACTACATCCCGGCGCTCGCCAAGGTCGACCCGTCGTTGTTCGGCATTGCCATCCTCACCGCGGACGGCAGGGTCTTCTCTGTCGGAGCTGACAGCCATGCCTTCTCCATCCAATCCATCTCCAAGCCCTTCGTGGCCGCGCGGCTGATGTCCGAGATGGGCATCGAGAACATGGAGAAGAAGATTGGAGCGAATGCCACCGGCCTCCCCTTCAACTCGATTGAGGCCATCGAGCGGAACAAGACGTCGGAGGATCCGCCCACCGGCAATCCCCTGGTGAACGCGGGCGCCATTGCCACGGTGGGAAACCTGAAGGCCGCCAACAGCACCGAGCGCTGGAACAGCGTGCAGGGGACGCTCAGCGCGTTCGCCGGCCGCAACCTCCCGGTGGATGACGAAATCTACAAGTCCGAGGCGGCCACCAACACCCGCAACCGCTCCATCGCGGACCTGCTCAAGGCGTATGAGGTGATTCCGGGCAACCCGGCGGAAGCGCTCGATGTCTACACGCGGCAGTGCTCGGTGGCGGTGAACGTGAAGGACCTGGCCGCCATGGGCGCCACCCTCGCGGCGGGAGGCCTCAACCCCCTCACCGGCAAGCAGGTGGTGAGCGCCGACGTCGCCGCGCGCACGCTCGCGCTGATGATGACCGCCGGCCTCTACGAGGACTCCGGGACGTGGGCCTTCGACGTGGGCGTGCCCGCCAAGAGCGGCGTGGGCGGCGGCATCGTCGCGGTGGTGCCCGGGAAGTACGCCGTGGCCGCGTTCTCCCCACCGCTGGACAAGGCCGGCAACAGCGTGCGCGCGCAGCGGGCCATCGAGTCCATCGTGAAGGACCTCGGCGGCAACGTCTTCCGCGTCGCCCAGCGGCCCACGCGCAAGCCCGCCCCGCGGTAG
- a CDS encoding amidohydrolase family protein, translated as MPRLPASQNPWGAGLALGLLVAAAAFGQTPPPRTFLFHDSHVHLTNYIQEGIDIRDLLRVMGNKVGRATLFGIPLQQQWSHRVSGDFAPTYYLQTDAPLYYYSFTDAFIAQAYLSLPREQRARFEPMITGFNPTDMYAADHIKRVLTLYPGVFSGIGEFTIHKEFVSAKIAGEVASLTDPALDRILDFAGEAGLVVILHNDIDVPFAEREKVPVHLEQLKALFRRHPRTTIIWAHIGVGRVVRPVLHHMAMAEELLADPQYSHVYMDISWTEVAKYAMATPETTRRVADTLSRYPDRFLFGTDEVAPSNQADYLRVYEQYVPMLELLSPEVREKLLKGNFARLFDAAHVKVRAWERSQRNRPAPP; from the coding sequence TTGCCGCGACTGCCTGCTTCGCAGAACCCATGGGGCGCAGGGCTCGCGCTCGGCCTGCTCGTGGCGGCGGCGGCCTTTGGACAGACTCCCCCGCCGAGGACCTTCCTCTTCCACGATTCGCACGTCCACCTGACCAATTACATCCAGGAGGGCATCGACATCCGCGACCTGCTGCGGGTGATGGGAAACAAGGTGGGCCGGGCCACGCTGTTCGGCATTCCCTTGCAGCAGCAGTGGTCCCATCGCGTCTCGGGGGACTTCGCGCCCACCTACTACCTGCAGACGGACGCGCCGCTCTACTACTACTCCTTCACGGATGCGTTCATCGCGCAGGCCTATCTGTCCCTGCCCCGGGAGCAGCGCGCGCGCTTCGAGCCGATGATTACCGGCTTCAACCCCACCGACATGTACGCGGCGGACCACATCAAGCGGGTGCTCACGCTCTACCCCGGGGTGTTCAGCGGCATTGGCGAGTTCACCATCCACAAGGAATTCGTGTCGGCGAAAATCGCGGGCGAGGTCGCCAGCCTGACGGACCCGGCGCTGGACCGCATCCTGGACTTCGCCGGCGAGGCGGGCCTCGTGGTGATTCTGCACAACGACATCGACGTTCCCTTCGCCGAGCGGGAAAAGGTCCCGGTCCACCTGGAGCAGCTCAAGGCCCTGTTCCGGCGCCATCCCAGGACCACCATCATCTGGGCGCATATCGGCGTGGGCCGGGTGGTGCGTCCGGTGCTCCATCACATGGCCATGGCGGAGGAGCTGCTCGCGGACCCGCAATACAGCCACGTGTACATGGACATCTCCTGGACCGAGGTCGCGAAGTACGCCATGGCCACGCCGGAGACCACGCGGCGGGTGGCGGACACCCTCAGCCGGTATCCCGACCGCTTCCTCTTCGGCACCGACGAGGTCGCCCCCTCCAACCAGGCCGACTACCTGCGCGTCTACGAGCAGTACGTTCCGATGCTGGAGCTGCTGTCTCCAGAGGTCCGCGAGAAGCTGCTCAAGGGCAACTTCGCGCGCCTGTTCGACGCGGCCCACGTGAAGGTCCGCGCGTGGGAGCGCTCCCAACGCAACCGCCCCGCGCCTCCCTAG